The following is a genomic window from Geminicoccus roseus DSM 18922.
GCGCGCGCGGTGGCGCGCGGCGTGCTCGCTGCCGGAAGATTGGGATCGACGCCGTCCTGGCGGGAACGGGCGGCTGGGGGAGATGTGGGATGAGGTGGTCTGACCTGCTGCTCGGCAGCGCGCTGGCGCTGGCTGCGATGGGCGGCGCCGCGCTGGGGCGCGACACGGTGGCGCTGGGCGTCGTGCTGGAGCCGCCGCACCTGGATCCGACCGCGGGGGCGGCGGCGGCGATCGACGAGATCGTCTACGCCAACCTTTTCCAGGGCCTGACCCGGATCGACGATGCCGGGATGGTCCAGCCGCAGCTGGCCGAGTACTGGACGATCTCCGAGGACGGCCTGAACTATACCTTCCACCTGAAGGAAGGGGTCACCTTCCACGACGGCAGCGCGTTCGACAGCGCCGACGTGAAGTTCACGATCGAGCGCGCTTTGGCCAAGGACAGCGTCAACGCGCAGAAGGGCCTGTTCGAGCCGATCGAATCGGTCGAGACGCCCGATCCGTTGACGGCGCTGATCCGGCTGAAGCGGCCGACCGGGCAGTTCATCTGGAACCTGGCCTGGGGCGACGCGGTGATGGTGGCGCCCGAGAGCGCCGACACCAACAAGACCAGCCCGGTCGGCACCGGCCCGTTCCGGTTCGAGGAATGGCGGCAGGGCGACCGGGTGGTCCTCACCCGCCGCGAGGGCGCCGACGTGCCGCTGGCCAAGGTGACCTTCCGCTTCATCGCCGATCCCGCCGGCGCCACGGCCGCGATGATGGCCGAGGACGTCGACGCGTTCTCCAACTTCCCGGCACCCGAAGCGCTGCCTCAGTTCGAGGCTGATCCGCGCTTCACCGTCGTGGTCGGCACCACGGAGGGCGAGACGATCCTCGCGATCAACAACGCCGCCAAGCCGTTCGACGATGTGCGGGTGCGCCGGGCGATCGGCCATGCCATCGACCGGCAGGCCCTGATCGAGGGGGCGATGATGGGGTACGGCATCCCGATCGGATCGCATTTTAGCCCGAGCCATCCGGCCTATGTCGACCTGACCGGCACGTCCGCCTACGACCCGGACCGGGCGCGCCAGCTCCTGGCCGAGGCCGGGGTGGAGGACCTGCAGGTCACCATCAAGCTGCCGCCGCCCAGCTACGCCCGGCGCAGCGGCGAGATCGTGCAGGCGCAGCTTGCCGAAATCGGCATTCAGGCGGAGCTGGAGCCGATGGAGTGGGCACAGTGGCTGGAGCAGGTCTTCACCAACAAGGACTATCAGCTCACCATCGTGAGCCACACCGAGCCTCTGGATATCGATATCTACGCGCGCGACGACTATTACTTCAACTTCAATGACCAGGGCTTCCGGACCCTGGTGGCCGAGGTCAAGGAGACCACCGACGAGGCGCAGCGCAACGTGCTGTATGGCGAGGCCCAGGAGATGCTGGCCGAGAAGGCGGTCAACGCCTTCCTGTTTGAACTGCCCAAGCACGGGCTCTGGAACGCGAAGCTGGAGGGCATGTGGGTCAATGCGCCGATCCAGGCCAACGACATGACCGGCGTGCGCTGGCAGGAGTGAGGTCCCAGGCCGCCCTCGACATCGTCATGCGGCTGGCGGTGGCGGCGGCGACCCTGCTTTGCGCCTCTGTCCTCGTCTTCGCGGCTCTCAACGTGCTGCCGGGCGACCCGGCAGCCGTCATGCTGGGCACCGAGGCCAGACCGGACACGCTGGCGGCCCTGCGCCTGCAGATGGGGCTGGACCAGCCTCTGGTGGTCCGCTGGTGGAACTGGCTGGCGGGCATTTTCAAGGGCGATCTCGGAACCAGCCATACCTATGGGGTGCCGGTGGCGGACCTGGTTTTGGCCAGGGCAGTGGTGAGCGTGCCGCTGGCTGCGCTGGCGCTGGCCGTGGCGATCGGCATCGGCATCCCGGCCGGGCTGTTCGCCGGGTCGCGCCAGGGCCGGATGGCGGATGCCCTCACCATGGGGGCGGCCCAGATCGGCTTGGCCGTACCGTCGTTCTGGATCGGCATCCTGCTGGTGCTCCTGTTCGCGATCCTGCTGCGCTGGCTGCCGGCGGGCGGCTTCCCGGGCTGGGCCGAGGGCATCCTGCCGGCCATCCTCGCTCTGCTCCTGCCCGCCCTGGCCCTCGGCCTGCCACAGGCCGCGGTGCTGGCACGGGTGACCCGGACCGCGATCGTCGAGACGGCGCGGCTGGACTTCGTGCGCACCGGGCGCGCCTTCGGGCTGACCCGGGAAGAGGCTCTGCGCCGCCACGCCCTTCCCAACGCCCTGCCCCCGATCGTCACCGTGATCGGTCTTCAGTTCTCCTTCCTGCTGGCCGGCACGGTCATCGTGGAGAACGTCTTCTACCTGCCGGGCCTGGGCCGGCTGATCTTCCAGTCGATCGGCGGGCGCGATCTGCCGACCCTGATGAGCGTGATCATGCTGCTGGTCGCGACGGTGATCCTGGTCAATCTCGTGGTGGACCTGGCGCTGCTGCGCCTCGACCCGAGGCTGCGGCTTCGTGGCTGACGCACGTCACGGGCGCGTCCTGCTGTGGACGGGCGCTGCGATCACCCTTGCCATGCTGGCGCTGCCGCTCCTCTCCTTCGCCTGGACTCCGTTTCCGCCCGCCGCGATCGACGTGAAGGCGCGGCTGCAAGGTCCAGGCATCGCTCACCTGCTGGGCACCGACCCTTTCGGGCGCGACCTGCTTTCGATGCTGATGGTGGGAGCCCGCCACTCCGTGCTGATCGCTGTCGCGTCGGTGGCGCTGGGTGCGGGCGTGGGCGTGCCTCTCGGCGCGCTTGCCGCCGCCCAGGGCGGCTGGCTGGACTCGGTGGTGATGCGCGGCAACGACTTGGTGTTCGCCTTCCCAGCCGTGCTGACCGCCATCATGCTGGCAGCAGTCCTGGGTCCTTCGATCGGCGTCGCCATCCTGGCGATCGGCCTGTTCAACGTCCCGGTATTCGCCCGGGTGACCCGTTCCTCCGCGGTCCGGATCTGGCCGCGGGCTTTCGTCCAGGCGGCGCTTCTGTCGGGCAAGGGGCGCACCCGCATCACGCTGGAGCATGTCCTGCCCAACATTGCCGACCAGCTCCTGGTCCAGATCACCCTGCAGCTGGGCCTGGCCATCCTGGCCGAGGCGGGGCTTGGCTATCTGGGGCTGTCCGTCCCTCCGCCTGCCCCGACCTGGGGACGGATGCTTGCTGACGCGCAGAGCTTCCTGGCGCTTTCGCCGCGCCTGGCCCTCCTGCCTGGCCTGGCGATCGCCCTCACGGTGCTGGGCCTGAACATGCTCGGCGACGGCCTGCGCGACCGGCTGGACCCCCGCCTGCGGGGCAGCCGATGAGCCTGCTCCTGGAGGTGGAGGACCTGGCCGTCCGGCGGCGGGACGCCACCCCGCTCGTCGAGGCCGTCTCGTTCCGGCTGCGACGCGGCGAGCGGCTGGGGATCGTCGGCGCATCCGGCTCGGGCAAGTCGTTGACGACCCACGCCATCGCCGGCCTGCTCCCCGAGGAACTCGTCGCCTCGGGTCAGGTACGTCTGGACGGCAAGGAGATCCTGGGCCTCCCGGAACCGGCACGGGCACGCCTGCGTGGCCGACGGATCGCCATGGTGTTCCAGGAGCCGATGACCGCCCTGGATCCGGCGAGGCGCATCGGCGCGCAAGTGATGGCGCCCATGGAGATCCATGGGCTGGGCAGCCGGCAGGAGCGGCAGGCCCGCATGGAGGAACTGCTGGCTGCGGTCGGCCTTCCGGTCCACCGCCACTCGCCACGGGCGTTTCCGCACGAGCTCTCGGGCGGGCAGCGCCAGCGCGTGCTGATCGCCGCGGCGCTGGCCGCCGAACCCGACCTCCTGCTGGCCGACGAACCAACCACCGCCCTGGATCTGGTCACGCAGCGGCAGATCCTGGATCTCTTGGACGAGCTTGCGTCGAGGCAGGGGCTTGCCCTGGTGCTGGTCAGCCACGACCGCTCCGTGATCGCCAGGATGTGCTCTCGGTCGCTGGAGATGCGTGCGGGACGGGTGGTCCGCGCCACCAGATCCACTGGCCCGCCTGGGCCGGCAGCAGGTTCAGAAGCGGCCGCCGCTCGTTGCCTGTTGGATGGCGCGCCAATCCTCGATGCGGCCGACCTTGTCCGCCACTACCGGCTCCCGGATGGGCGCACCTGGAAGGCAGTAGACGGGGTGAGCCTGCGGATCGAGGTTGGCGAATCGGTGGGCCTGGTCGGCGCCTCCGGCAGCGGCAAGTCGACCCTGTCCAGGCTGCTGACCGGGCTGGAGCGGCCGGACCGGGGGCAGGTCCGCCTGGACGGGCGCGATCCGGCGGAGCGGGATGCCGTGCGGCACTCGGTGCAGCTGGTGTTCCAGGATCCTTTCGACAGCCTGGACCCGCGCTGGAAGGTCGGCCGGATCGTGGCGGAGCCCCTGGATCATGACCGGCTTGCCAGGAGCGAGCGGCAGGCGCGGGTCGCGCAGGCCCTGGCCGAGGTCGAACTGCCCGCCGACGCAGCGGAGCGCCATCCTCACCAGTTCTCGGGTGGGCAGCGGCAAAGGATCGCGATCGCCCGCGCCCTGGTGGCGCGGCCAAGGCTCGTGGTTCTGGACGAGCCGCTCTCCGCGCTGGACGCGGCGGTCCAGGAGCAGGTCATCGGGCTGCTGGAGCGACTGCGCATCCGCCATGGCCTGACCTATCTCCTGGTCAGCCACGACCTGGAAGTGGTGCGTCAGCTTTGCGGCCGGGTCCTGGTTCTGGACGAGGGCAGGCTTGTCGAAGCGGGCCTGGTCGACCAGGTCCTGCGGCATCCGGCATCGCCCGCGGCGCGGGCACTCGTGGAAGCGGTGCTCGCCCCCACCGTTGCACCGCAACAGACGCGCGATTATTAAGCGGGTCGATGTACGGCACCCGAGCAGGGTTCCTGCGTTTCGTCCGGTTGGGATGTCCCAACAGCAATTCGAGGAACTCATGGACGCCACTCGGCGCTCGGTCTCGCTCGGTCTTTCGGCTCTGTCCCTGCTGGGTTTGACCGGCCTGAAGGAGGCGTTCGCCCAGGCGGAGGCCCAGCCGGAGCAGACCGGCCTTCGGTTCGGACCGCCGCAGCCCTTCTCGTTCGAGAACCTGGTGGCCCAGGCCGAGGCCGCCTCCCGGGAGCCCTACGCCTCGCCGATCATCCGGTTCGACGACATCCTGGACCGGATCGATCCCGAGGTGTTCGCCAGCATCCGCTACCGCGCGGATCAGGCCCTGTGGGCGGATGGCGAAGGACCTTGGCCGATCCGATTCCATCATCCGGGACGCTGGTTCAAGCGACCGGTCCACATCAATCTGGTGGAGGACGGTCAGGCCCGTGAGATCCTCTACGAGCCCTGGCTGTTCGAGTTCGGCGAGAAGGCCGACTTCGTCACCGGCCTGCCGGAGGACCTGGGCTTTGCCGGCTTCCGGGTGATGAACAAGCAGGGCGGCGGCGACTGGCTGTCGTTTCTGGGCGCGTCCTATTTCCGGGCTTCCGGCGAGCACGATCAGTACGGGATCTCGGCCAGAGGTGTAGCGATCGACATCGGCCTGCCCACGCCGGAGGAGTTCCCGGCCTTCCGCGAGTTCTGGATCTCGCGCGCGCCCGACGGCAGCGACGACCTGCTGATCCATGCCTTCCTCGACGGCCCGGCGCTGGCCGGCGCCTACCGGTTCCTGGTGAAGCGACCGGGTGCGGTCACCATGGATGTCGAGGCCAAGCTGTTCATGCGCCATGGGGTGCAGCGCTTGGCCCTGGCTCCGCTCACCAGCATGTACTGGTTCTCCGAGACCAACCGGCACACCGCCACCGACTGGCGGCCGGAGATCCACGACAGCGACGGACTGGCGATCTGGACCGGCGCCGGCGAGCGGCTGTGGCGGCCGCTGAACAATCCTGCGCAGCTGATGGTGTCCTCGTTCGCCGACACCGACCCGAAGGGGTTCGGCCTCCTGCAGCGCGACCGCTCGTTCAGCTCCTATGAGGACGATTCGCTGTTCTACGAGCGGCGGCCGTCCCTTTGGGTCGAGCCGCTGCAGCCCTGGGGCAAGGGTGCGGTGCAGCTCGTCGAGATCCCGACCAATGTCGAGATCCACGACAACATCGCCGCCTACTGGGTCCCGGAGGCAAAGACCGAGGCGGGCACCAGGTTCGACCTGGCCTGGCGCCTCTACTGGCAGGACGCAATCCCCGAGCCGCCGTCGGTTGCCCGCTGCGTCGCGACCCGGATCGGCAAGGGCGGACTGCCCGGGGCGATGCAGGAGGGCGACCAGAAGCGGTTCGCCGTGGATTTCGAGGGACCGGCCCTGGAGCCTTTGCGCAAGGGCGAGGACGTCCAGGCGGTGGTGGCCGCCTCGCGTGGCGAGATCGTCAACGCCTTCGCCTTCCAGCTGGTCGGCACCAAGCGCTGGCGCGCGATCTTCGAGTTGTCGGTGGATGGCCAGGAACCGGTCGACCTGCGCCTGTTCCTGCGCCTGGGCGACAATGCCCTCACCGAGACCTGGCTCTACCAGTATCATCCGTTCCGCTTTGCGGCCGGGCCTTCGGGCTTCGGGGAGGAGTGAATCTTGGCATATACGAACATTCTGGTGGACCGGCGGGATGCGGTCGGACTGATCACGCTCAACCGTCCCAAGGCGCTCAACGCCTTGAACGACGAGCTGATCGCCGAGCTGAACGCCGCGCTGGATGGGTTCGACGCGAATCCGGAGATTGCGGCCACCGTGATCACGGGCTCGGAGAAGGCATTCGCCGCCGGCGCCGACGTCAAGCAGATGGCCGAGATGGGCTTCGTTGAGGCCTATGAGAGTGACTTCATCGCCGGCTGGGCCAAGGTCGCCGACAAGCGCAAGCCGCTGATCGCGGCGGTTGCCGGCTATGCCCTCGGGGGAGGATGCGAGCTCGCGATGATGTGCGACATCATCATCGCCGCCGAGAATGCGCGGTTCGGCCAGCCGGAGATCAATCTGGGCACCCTGCCCGGGGCGGGCGGCACCCAGCGCCTGGTCCGCGCGGTCGGCAAGTCCAAGGCGATGGACATGATCCTGACCGGCCGGATGATGGATGCCGCCGAGGCGGAGCGCTCCGGCCTGGTCACCCGGGTGGTACCCGCCGCCGAACTGCTGGACGAGGCGATCAAGATCGCCCAGGCGATCGCCGGCAAGAGCAAGCCTGCCGTGCGGATGGCCAAGGATGCGGTGAACGCCGCCTTCGAGACCTCGCTGGCCGAGGGACTGCGCTACGAGCGGCGCGCCTTCTATGCCAGCTTCGCCACCGAGGACCGAAGCGAAGGCATGAACGCCTTCGTGGAGAAGCGCTCGCCGAACTTCCAGCACCGCTGAGCGGCCGGCTGGTTCCGGCATCATTGGGGATAAGCCTGGGTTGACGTGGGCGCAGCCTGGGGATAAGAGCCCTTCTCACTCTGAACATTGGGCAATCGCATCGTGGCGCATACGCTTTCCGCGAAGAAACGGGTGCGGCAGACCGAGGCGCGAACCGCGCGCAATCGGGCTCGCACCAGCAAGATCAAGACCTTTATGAAGAAGGTGGAAGCCGCGGTCGCCAAGGGCGATGCGGATGCCGCCGCCGCCGCGTTCAAGCTGGCGCAGCCTCAGCTGGCACGTGGTGTCGGCAAGGGCGTGCTGCACAAGAACACGGCTGCGCGGCGTATTTCGCGCCTGGCCCATCAGGTGAAAAAGCTCGCGGCAGCCGCCGCCTGATTTTTCCGCAGTTTTCGAAGAACAAGCGGCGGTGGCGCAAGTCATCGCCGCTTGTTTTGTTGTATTCTGTTTTCCTTATATTAGCTGTCCGCGATCTTTCAACCTATGAGAGAATTTTCGTTTGTGGCAGATCGGATGCTTGCCTCCCCCCTGCCTCGGCATTACTATCGTCAGACGTTCAGCCGCCTTGTTGTGGCGTCGAATTTCGGTCGAGTATTTAACCTTTAGGTCTGAGAACCATTTCGCGACGGCATAGTAACTGGACCAGCTCGGGACAGCTTATTCTATCGCCGAAGTCGAAAAAACGCGGTCCCAGCCCTTGCTCGAACTGTTTCGACGTGGCGCCGGCAGGTGAAGCCCCCAGCATTGCGGGCCGATCGATGCGGGCAGGCGGCCGGATACGAACGAAACGCGGTTCGATCGGCAGGGTCGTCTTCACCCTCGATCGGATCTTGGTGACAACGCGACAGCCGGGTCAGGGTACGGATGATCGTGCCGCAGTCGAGCGATCTGGATACGCAGTGGGCACAGGTACGTAACCTCCTGCGCGCCGAAGTGGGCGACACCGCCTTCAGCACCTGGCTGAAGCCGTTGCTCGCCCTCGGCATCGAGGGCGACCGCGGCCTGGTCTCGGTCCCGACCCAGTTCATGCGGGACTGGGTGGCGGCCCACTATGCCGACCGGATCCGGATGCTCTGGAACGGGGTGAACAGCCAGATCCGCTCGATCACCCTGGTGGTCGTGCAGGGCAAGGGCGCGCCCGGCAGTGCCGGCACCATCGTGAACCGCGAGCAGCCGCCCTTGCGGGTGGTGGAGCCGCAGCCGCGGCCGGTCAACGACACGCCCGACGAGCTGTCCGTGCAGCTCGACCCGCGCCTGACCTTCGAGAACTTCGTGGTCGGCAAGCCGAACGAGTTCGCGGTGGCGGCGGCCGAGCGGGTGGCGACCTCGCCCAAGCCCATGTTCAATCCGCTGTTCCTTTATGGCGGGGTCGGCCTCGGCAAGACCCATCTCATGCACGCGATCGGCCATCGGTTCATGCAGATCGATCCGACCAAGAAGATCGTGTTCATGACCGCAGAAAAGTTCATGTACCAGTTCGTACGTGCCCTGCGGATCAAGGAGACCATCGCGTTCAAGGAAATGTTCCGTTCCGTCGACCTGCTGATGGTGGACGACGTGCAGTTCATTTCGGGCAAGGACAGTACACAGGAAGAATTCTTCCACACCTTCAACACGCTGGTGGACCGCGGCAAGCAGATCGTGATTTCTGCGGATCGCAGTCCGTCTGACCTGTCGGGCCTGGAGGAGCGGATCCGCTCCCGGCTGGGCTGGGGCCTGGTCGCCGACATCCATCCCACCACCTACGAGCTGCGCCTGGGCATCCTGCAGGCCAAGGCTGAGCAACTCCGCTCCGACGTGCCGCAGCGTGTCCTGGAGTTCCTGGCGGCCAGGATCACCTCGAACGTCCGCGAGCTGGAAGGCGCCCTGAACCGGATGGTCCATCAGGCCAGCCTGACCAATCGGGCGGTCTCGGTCGACATGGCCCAGGAGATCCTCCACGACCTCCTGCGCGCCAATGACCGCCGGGTGACGATCGAGGAGATCCAGAAGGCCTGTGCCGAGCACTACCAGATGAAGATGTCCGACCTGACCGGGCCGCGCCGTTCCCGCGCAATCGCCCGCCCGCGCCAGGCCGCCATGTATCTGTGCAAGCAGCTGACCCCCCGCTCGCTGCCCGAGATCGGCAAGAAGTTCGGCAACCGCGACCACACCACGGTCATGCATGCCGTCCGGCAGATCGAGAAGCTGGCCGGCGAGGACCGGCAGCTCGCCGACGACATCGAGCTGCTCAAGCGGCGCTTGATGAGCTGACGGTCCGGCGGCAGGATCCATGCCGTTCGTTCCTGCCGTGATCGCTGCCGACAGCGGAGGGAATGCCGGTGTCGGATCGCCCATGAGACACGTCCTTTACGTTTTTTCAGATCCTGGCGTCCCAGGAGCTTGCAAGATTGGCAAGGACCTGCACTGGCCGTCCCGCTTCAAGCAGGCCCGCTGCCACACACCCCGGGGGATCGTTGTCGAGGGCGTGTTCGGCTTTACCACCAAGGTGGACGTCGAGGCGGCTGAACGGGCCGTCCATCGGCTCTTGCCGCTGCATCGGCGACTGGGCGACGTGAACGAGTGGTTCGACCTGCCGGCGGCCGAAGCGATCCGGCGCCTGCAATCCGCCGCTATCATCGATGCATCCTCCGCCGGCCCCGCCGCCCCGCCATCGCTGCCCGCCTCCGCGCGCTTCT
Proteins encoded in this region:
- a CDS encoding ABC transporter substrate-binding protein yields the protein MRWSDLLLGSALALAAMGGAALGRDTVALGVVLEPPHLDPTAGAAAAIDEIVYANLFQGLTRIDDAGMVQPQLAEYWTISEDGLNYTFHLKEGVTFHDGSAFDSADVKFTIERALAKDSVNAQKGLFEPIESVETPDPLTALIRLKRPTGQFIWNLAWGDAVMVAPESADTNKTSPVGTGPFRFEEWRQGDRVVLTRREGADVPLAKVTFRFIADPAGATAAMMAEDVDAFSNFPAPEALPQFEADPRFTVVVGTTEGETILAINNAAKPFDDVRVRRAIGHAIDRQALIEGAMMGYGIPIGSHFSPSHPAYVDLTGTSAYDPDRARQLLAEAGVEDLQVTIKLPPPSYARRSGEIVQAQLAEIGIQAELEPMEWAQWLEQVFTNKDYQLTIVSHTEPLDIDIYARDDYYFNFNDQGFRTLVAEVKETTDEAQRNVLYGEAQEMLAEKAVNAFLFELPKHGLWNAKLEGMWVNAPIQANDMTGVRWQE
- a CDS encoding ABC transporter permease → MRLAVAAATLLCASVLVFAALNVLPGDPAAVMLGTEARPDTLAALRLQMGLDQPLVVRWWNWLAGIFKGDLGTSHTYGVPVADLVLARAVVSVPLAALALAVAIGIGIPAGLFAGSRQGRMADALTMGAAQIGLAVPSFWIGILLVLLFAILLRWLPAGGFPGWAEGILPAILALLLPALALGLPQAAVLARVTRTAIVETARLDFVRTGRAFGLTREEALRRHALPNALPPIVTVIGLQFSFLLAGTVIVENVFYLPGLGRLIFQSIGGRDLPTLMSVIMLLVATVILVNLVVDLALLRLDPRLRLRG
- a CDS encoding ABC transporter permease, which codes for MADARHGRVLLWTGAAITLAMLALPLLSFAWTPFPPAAIDVKARLQGPGIAHLLGTDPFGRDLLSMLMVGARHSVLIAVASVALGAGVGVPLGALAAAQGGWLDSVVMRGNDLVFAFPAVLTAIMLAAVLGPSIGVAILAIGLFNVPVFARVTRSSAVRIWPRAFVQAALLSGKGRTRITLEHVLPNIADQLLVQITLQLGLAILAEAGLGYLGLSVPPPAPTWGRMLADAQSFLALSPRLALLPGLAIALTVLGLNMLGDGLRDRLDPRLRGSR
- the nikE gene encoding nickel ABC transporter ATP-binding protein NikE, whose product is MSLLLEVEDLAVRRRDATPLVEAVSFRLRRGERLGIVGASGSGKSLTTHAIAGLLPEELVASGQVRLDGKEILGLPEPARARLRGRRIAMVFQEPMTALDPARRIGAQVMAPMEIHGLGSRQERQARMEELLAAVGLPVHRHSPRAFPHELSGGQRQRVLIAAALAAEPDLLLADEPTTALDLVTQRQILDLLDELASRQGLALVLVSHDRSVIARMCSRSLEMRAGRVVRATRSTGPPGPAAGSEAAAARCLLDGAPILDAADLVRHYRLPDGRTWKAVDGVSLRIEVGESVGLVGASGSGKSTLSRLLTGLERPDRGQVRLDGRDPAERDAVRHSVQLVFQDPFDSLDPRWKVGRIVAEPLDHDRLARSERQARVAQALAEVELPADAAERHPHQFSGGQRQRIAIARALVARPRLVVLDEPLSALDAAVQEQVIGLLERLRIRHGLTYLLVSHDLEVVRQLCGRVLVLDEGRLVEAGLVDQVLRHPASPAARALVEAVLAPTVAPQQTRDY
- a CDS encoding glucan biosynthesis protein, with the translated sequence MDATRRSVSLGLSALSLLGLTGLKEAFAQAEAQPEQTGLRFGPPQPFSFENLVAQAEAASREPYASPIIRFDDILDRIDPEVFASIRYRADQALWADGEGPWPIRFHHPGRWFKRPVHINLVEDGQAREILYEPWLFEFGEKADFVTGLPEDLGFAGFRVMNKQGGGDWLSFLGASYFRASGEHDQYGISARGVAIDIGLPTPEEFPAFREFWISRAPDGSDDLLIHAFLDGPALAGAYRFLVKRPGAVTMDVEAKLFMRHGVQRLALAPLTSMYWFSETNRHTATDWRPEIHDSDGLAIWTGAGERLWRPLNNPAQLMVSSFADTDPKGFGLLQRDRSFSSYEDDSLFYERRPSLWVEPLQPWGKGAVQLVEIPTNVEIHDNIAAYWVPEAKTEAGTRFDLAWRLYWQDAIPEPPSVARCVATRIGKGGLPGAMQEGDQKRFAVDFEGPALEPLRKGEDVQAVVAASRGEIVNAFAFQLVGTKRWRAIFELSVDGQEPVDLRLFLRLGDNALTETWLYQYHPFRFAAGPSGFGEE
- a CDS encoding enoyl-CoA hydratase encodes the protein MAYTNILVDRRDAVGLITLNRPKALNALNDELIAELNAALDGFDANPEIAATVITGSEKAFAAGADVKQMAEMGFVEAYESDFIAGWAKVADKRKPLIAAVAGYALGGGCELAMMCDIIIAAENARFGQPEINLGTLPGAGGTQRLVRAVGKSKAMDMILTGRMMDAAEAERSGLVTRVVPAAELLDEAIKIAQAIAGKSKPAVRMAKDAVNAAFETSLAEGLRYERRAFYASFATEDRSEGMNAFVEKRSPNFQHR
- the rpsT gene encoding 30S ribosomal protein S20, with the translated sequence MAHTLSAKKRVRQTEARTARNRARTSKIKTFMKKVEAAVAKGDADAAAAAFKLAQPQLARGVGKGVLHKNTAARRISRLAHQVKKLAAAAA
- the dnaA gene encoding chromosomal replication initiator protein DnaA → MIVPQSSDLDTQWAQVRNLLRAEVGDTAFSTWLKPLLALGIEGDRGLVSVPTQFMRDWVAAHYADRIRMLWNGVNSQIRSITLVVVQGKGAPGSAGTIVNREQPPLRVVEPQPRPVNDTPDELSVQLDPRLTFENFVVGKPNEFAVAAAERVATSPKPMFNPLFLYGGVGLGKTHLMHAIGHRFMQIDPTKKIVFMTAEKFMYQFVRALRIKETIAFKEMFRSVDLLMVDDVQFISGKDSTQEEFFHTFNTLVDRGKQIVISADRSPSDLSGLEERIRSRLGWGLVADIHPTTYELRLGILQAKAEQLRSDVPQRVLEFLAARITSNVRELEGALNRMVHQASLTNRAVSVDMAQEILHDLLRANDRRVTIEEIQKACAEHYQMKMSDLTGPRRSRAIARPRQAAMYLCKQLTPRSLPEIGKKFGNRDHTTVMHAVRQIEKLAGEDRQLADDIELLKRRLMS